One Cupriavidus oxalaticus genomic region harbors:
- a CDS encoding CaiB/BaiF CoA transferase family protein: METRTGALAGVKVVDITAVFMGPSATQMLGDLGADVIKVEPPGGDSTRAIGPCGKDRMGPLFLGLNRNKRSIVLDLKSPEGRQALLRLVEDADVLAYNVRPQAMQRLGLDYETLAAINPRLVYVGMFGFSQRGRYAPQAAFDDLIQAATGLPQAVAMGTGDIPRYLPLTIADRSVGLYAFGVICAALYAQARTGKGQRVDVPMFETMVPYVMGDHLYGETFVPPKGGFGYPRLLSPERRPYRTRDGHVCCLIYHDHHWRAFLEVIGKPELYDSDPRFADITTRTAHITDLYTMVSDEMARRTTAQWQDLLKEADIPVFPMHTFESLLDDPHLHDIGFFSESEHPAVGRIREMAIPSEWHGTPPGGRRHAPVLGEHSREVLREAGYGDAQIDALMACGASREAGVVATTAPATGDRA; encoded by the coding sequence ATGGAGACCCGAACCGGTGCGCTGGCTGGTGTCAAGGTGGTGGACATCACCGCCGTATTCATGGGCCCTTCGGCCACGCAGATGCTCGGCGACCTTGGCGCCGACGTGATCAAGGTGGAACCCCCCGGCGGCGACAGCACCCGCGCCATCGGCCCGTGCGGCAAGGACAGGATGGGCCCGCTCTTTCTCGGGCTGAACCGCAACAAGCGCAGCATCGTGCTGGACCTGAAATCCCCCGAAGGACGGCAGGCGCTGCTGCGGCTGGTCGAGGATGCGGACGTGCTCGCCTACAACGTCAGGCCGCAGGCCATGCAGCGGCTGGGGCTGGATTACGAAACCCTGGCCGCGATCAACCCGCGGCTGGTCTATGTGGGCATGTTCGGCTTCTCGCAACGGGGGCGCTATGCCCCGCAGGCCGCCTTCGACGACCTGATCCAGGCCGCCACCGGCCTGCCCCAGGCGGTGGCCATGGGCACCGGCGACATTCCGCGCTACCTGCCGCTGACCATCGCGGACCGTTCGGTCGGCCTGTATGCGTTCGGCGTGATCTGTGCCGCGCTCTATGCGCAGGCGCGTACCGGCAAGGGGCAGCGCGTCGACGTGCCGATGTTTGAAACCATGGTCCCGTACGTGATGGGCGACCACCTTTACGGCGAGACCTTCGTGCCGCCCAAGGGCGGGTTCGGCTACCCGCGGCTGCTGTCGCCGGAGCGCCGGCCGTACCGCACCCGCGACGGCCATGTCTGCTGCCTGATCTACCACGACCACCACTGGCGCGCCTTCCTCGAGGTGATCGGCAAGCCTGAGCTGTACGACAGCGACCCGCGCTTTGCCGATATCACCACCCGCACCGCGCACATCACCGACCTCTACACCATGGTCAGCGACGAGATGGCCAGGCGCACCACCGCGCAATGGCAGGACTTGCTCAAGGAGGCCGATATTCCCGTATTCCCCATGCACACCTTTGAATCGCTGCTCGACGATCCGCATCTGCATGACATCGGCTTCTTCAGCGAGTCGGAGCATCCGGCCGTCGGCCGCATCCGCGAAATGGCGATCCCGAGCGAATGGCACGGCACGCCGCCGGGCGGGCGCCGCCATGCGCCGGTGCTGGGCGAGCACAGCCGCGAAGTCTTGCGCGAAGCCGGCTATGGCGACGCGCAGATCGACGCACTGATGGCCTGCGGTGCATCGCGCGAGGCTGGCGTCGTCGCCACCACCGCTCCCGCCACCGGAGACCGCGCATGA
- a CDS encoding GntR family transcriptional regulator — MTRATTAGPAAADSAVLPDDNAGGVTRYRQLASVLRHKIVAGEYPVGFQLPTVEQLAQAYGIAKVTVRQAYALLTEEGLITSQRGRGTHVIMVPSGPGEGMRSAINDVAVGPNALEIRILEKRREARLPPGLAGSGVPMEGGYVMLRKLHVHDGMPFCLIELYVAATVFASFPRGGEKHHKIAHLLRQSQGERLGMMRQTMTVEPADAVLARELDYAFAAPVARIVRTTLDIDGNVLTAGVFWYRGDRFILDVEMPARLTERYPDLAIPKSAARPDHQNGDLA; from the coding sequence ATGACGCGTGCCACGACAGCCGGTCCTGCGGCCGCCGACAGCGCCGTGCTGCCCGACGACAACGCCGGCGGCGTGACCCGCTACCGCCAGCTCGCCAGCGTGTTGCGCCACAAGATCGTCGCCGGCGAATACCCCGTGGGGTTCCAGTTGCCCACGGTCGAGCAACTGGCACAGGCGTACGGCATCGCCAAGGTCACCGTGCGCCAGGCGTACGCCTTGCTGACCGAAGAGGGCCTGATCACCAGCCAGCGCGGACGCGGCACGCACGTGATCATGGTGCCATCGGGCCCCGGCGAGGGCATGCGTTCGGCCATCAACGACGTGGCCGTTGGCCCGAATGCGCTCGAGATCCGCATTCTCGAGAAGCGCAGGGAAGCCCGGCTGCCGCCTGGGCTCGCCGGCAGCGGCGTACCGATGGAAGGCGGCTATGTGATGCTGCGCAAGCTGCATGTGCACGACGGCATGCCGTTCTGCCTGATCGAGCTGTACGTCGCGGCGACGGTGTTTGCGAGCTTTCCGCGCGGCGGCGAGAAGCATCACAAGATCGCGCACCTGCTGCGCCAGTCGCAGGGCGAGCGCCTCGGCATGATGCGCCAGACCATGACGGTGGAACCCGCCGACGCGGTGCTGGCGCGCGAGCTGGACTATGCCTTCGCCGCACCCGTTGCCCGCATCGTGCGGACGACGCTCGACATCGACGGCAACGTGCTGACGGCCGGCGTGTTCTGGTACCGCGGCGACCGTTTCATCCTCGACGTGGAAATGCCGGCGAGGCTCACCGAGCGCTATCCCGACCTGGCGATCCCCAAGTCCGCCGCCAGGCCCGACCACCAGAATGGAGACCTTGCATGA
- the paoA gene encoding aldehyde dehydrogenase iron-sulfur subunit PaoA: MEDVSDIKITRRDLFKAGAAAATGIALPAAAQDTAAGGSQVAQTAAVTLEVNGKPWQLQLDTRTTLLDALREHMHLTGAKKGCDHGQCGACTVIADGRRINSCLTLAVMHDGSRVTTIEGLGAPGRLHPMQAAFVRHDGYQCGYCTPGQVCSAVAVLGEIRDGIPSHVTADLKARPPLNAEEIRERMSGNICRCGAYSNIVDAIAEVAGSKA; the protein is encoded by the coding sequence ATGGAAGACGTCAGCGATATCAAGATCACGCGCCGAGACCTGTTCAAGGCAGGCGCCGCCGCGGCCACCGGCATCGCCCTGCCCGCCGCGGCCCAGGACACCGCCGCCGGCGGCTCCCAGGTCGCACAGACCGCGGCCGTCACGCTGGAGGTCAACGGCAAGCCGTGGCAACTGCAACTCGATACCCGCACCACGCTGCTCGACGCGCTGCGCGAGCACATGCACCTGACCGGCGCCAAGAAGGGCTGCGACCACGGCCAGTGCGGCGCGTGCACGGTGATCGCCGATGGCCGGCGCATCAACTCGTGCCTGACGCTGGCGGTGATGCACGACGGCTCCAGGGTCACCACCATCGAAGGGCTGGGCGCGCCGGGCCGGCTGCATCCGATGCAGGCCGCGTTCGTGCGCCACGACGGCTACCAGTGCGGTTATTGCACGCCCGGGCAGGTCTGCTCGGCGGTGGCGGTGCTGGGCGAGATCCGCGACGGCATCCCCAGCCACGTCACGGCAGACCTCAAGGCCCGGCCGCCGCTGAACGCCGAGGAAATCCGCGAGCGCATGAGCGGCAATATCTGCCGCTGCGGGGCGTATTCCAACATCGTCGACGCGATCGCCGAGGTTGCGGGGAGCAAGGCATGA
- a CDS encoding enoyl-CoA hydratase/isomerase family protein encodes MNAELLSEIRGPVLWLTINRPERRNAISPAVLDGLHAGIDQAERDDTIRAVVLTGTGEQAFCAGADLQTGKSFAFDYAEPSQRLANLLRRARQATVPLVARVNGACMAGGMGLLAMCDLAVASERAVFGLPEVKVGVFPAQVLSVLQHLVPRRVLNELCLCGEPLDAQQALQAGLVNYVSADLDGKLDWLLGRLLDKSPTAVKRGLYTLKHIDAMPFEQSMAFTESQIGLLAMTEDAREGQLAFREKRKPEWTGR; translated from the coding sequence ATGAACGCCGAACTGCTGAGCGAAATCCGCGGGCCCGTGCTGTGGTTGACCATCAACCGGCCGGAGCGGCGCAATGCGATCAGCCCCGCGGTGCTGGACGGCCTGCATGCGGGCATCGACCAGGCGGAACGCGATGACACGATCCGCGCCGTGGTGCTCACAGGCACGGGCGAGCAGGCCTTTTGCGCCGGCGCCGACCTGCAGACCGGCAAGTCCTTTGCTTTCGACTATGCCGAACCCTCGCAGCGCCTGGCCAACCTGCTGCGGCGCGCGCGCCAGGCCACCGTGCCGCTGGTGGCGCGCGTCAACGGCGCCTGCATGGCGGGCGGCATGGGCCTGTTGGCGATGTGCGACCTGGCGGTGGCCAGCGAGCGCGCGGTGTTCGGGCTGCCGGAAGTCAAGGTTGGCGTCTTTCCGGCGCAGGTATTGAGCGTGCTGCAGCACCTGGTGCCGCGCCGCGTGCTCAACGAACTGTGCCTGTGCGGCGAGCCGCTCGACGCTCAGCAGGCACTACAGGCGGGCCTGGTCAACTACGTCAGCGCCGATCTCGACGGCAAGCTTGACTGGCTGCTGGGCCGCCTGCTGGACAAGTCGCCCACTGCGGTCAAGCGCGGGCTCTACACCCTGAAGCACATCGATGCCATGCCGTTCGAGCAGTCGATGGCATTCACCGAAAGCCAGATCGGCCTGCTTGCCATGACCGAAGACGCGCGCGAAGGGCAGCTTGCCTTCCGCGAGAAGCGCAAGCCCGAGTGGACCGGCAGATAA
- a CDS encoding Bug family tripartite tricarboxylate transporter substrate binding protein, with protein MIHRIRLRTVACAMLPMLAAAISPGNAAAASAGGYPEKAVRVIVPFPAGSGTDNSARFIGERITAQTGKPIVVDNRPGANGFIAAKAAATAASDGYTMLVTTNTTHAANASLFKKLPYDPVKDFAPASLIAKSGLVLVVPPDSPVRTLADLTALARSRQGQLTFASGSSSTRIASELYKMMAGVQALHVPYKGVPLALTDLMGHQVDFMISDISPALTLIQGGKLRAVAVTTAQRNPVLRDVPTMAESGLPGYEMVAWSAAFFPAGTPAPVVERMSRLIAKGLDGPAATDYFARTGSQPASSTPEELAAFVRSETQKWAKVIKAAGIEPE; from the coding sequence ATGATCCATCGAATCCGGCTGCGCACGGTTGCCTGCGCGATGCTGCCAATGCTGGCCGCGGCCATTTCCCCGGGCAACGCCGCCGCGGCCAGCGCCGGCGGCTATCCCGAAAAAGCCGTCCGCGTCATCGTGCCGTTCCCGGCGGGAAGCGGCACCGACAACAGTGCCCGCTTTATCGGCGAGCGCATCACCGCGCAGACCGGCAAGCCCATCGTGGTAGACAACCGCCCCGGCGCCAACGGCTTTATCGCCGCCAAGGCGGCGGCCACGGCGGCCAGCGACGGCTACACCATGCTGGTCACCACCAATACCACGCATGCCGCCAATGCCTCGCTGTTCAAGAAGCTGCCCTACGACCCCGTCAAAGACTTCGCGCCGGCTTCGCTGATCGCCAAGAGCGGGCTGGTGCTCGTGGTGCCGCCCGACAGCCCGGTGCGCACGCTGGCCGACCTGACCGCGCTGGCCAGGTCGCGGCAGGGCCAGCTTACCTTTGCGAGCGGCAGTTCCTCGACACGCATCGCCAGCGAGCTGTACAAGATGATGGCCGGTGTGCAGGCCTTGCATGTGCCGTACAAGGGGGTGCCGCTGGCGCTGACCGACCTGATGGGCCACCAGGTCGACTTCATGATCTCCGACATCTCGCCCGCGCTGACGCTGATCCAGGGCGGCAAGCTACGTGCGGTCGCGGTGACCACCGCACAGCGCAATCCGGTGCTCCGGGACGTACCGACCATGGCTGAAAGCGGCTTGCCCGGCTACGAAATGGTGGCCTGGTCTGCTGCATTCTTCCCGGCCGGGACACCCGCGCCGGTCGTGGAGCGAATGAGCCGGTTGATCGCCAAGGGCCTGGATGGTCCGGCGGCGACGGATTACTTTGCGCGCACCGGCAGCCAGCCCGCGTCATCGACTCCGGAGGAACTGGCCGCCTTCGTGCGGAGTGAGACGCAGAAGTGGGCGAAGGTAATCAAGGCAGCCGGGATCGAGCCCGAGTGA
- a CDS encoding acyclic terpene utilization AtuA family protein has product MQDKTAQAARTVRIGGASGFWGDSSVGAPQLVHHGDIDYLVFDYLAELTMSVLAAARLRKPELGYATDFVAVTMKSLLREIVARNIRVVSNAGGINPHGCAQALAALAAEQGVPVRIAVVEGDDVMPQLAGLRQAGVTDLQKGQPLPEKLVSANAYLGALPIRQALDQGAQIVITGRCVDSAVTLGVLMHEFGWQPDDYDRLAQGSLAGHIIECGCQATGGLHTDWESVPDWPNIGYPVVECSPDGSFTVGKPPGTGGLVSTATVGEQVLYEIGDPAAYLLPDATCDFTQVALRQAGPDLVHVSGARGRAPGGSYKVSATYVDGFRCNAQLTIVGIDAVAKAERTAEAILSRTRRLFAEHGWGDYTRTRAEVLGAESCYGPHAAARATREAIMRLAVMHPEKAALELFAREIAAAGTSWAPGTTGSGGGRASPSPSIRQYAFLLDKARLAPAVVMDGVRMPVAIPATAGSAEPARPAAAGDGAGAGEGARTVPAGDRIEVPLIRLAYGRSGDKGDISNIGLIARQPAYLPVLRAEVTAARVAEWLGHLVQGPVSRHELPGFDALNFVCEAALDGGGMASLRNDPLGKGMAQILLSMPVSVPRSLLPSLLP; this is encoded by the coding sequence ATGCAAGACAAGACAGCGCAGGCAGCGCGCACCGTAAGGATAGGCGGCGCCTCGGGCTTCTGGGGCGACAGCAGCGTCGGCGCGCCGCAACTGGTGCACCACGGCGACATCGATTACCTGGTGTTCGACTACCTGGCCGAGCTGACCATGTCGGTCCTGGCCGCGGCACGGCTGCGCAAGCCCGAACTCGGCTATGCCACCGACTTTGTCGCGGTGACCATGAAAAGCCTGCTGCGCGAGATCGTCGCGCGCAATATCCGCGTGGTCAGCAATGCCGGCGGCATCAACCCGCACGGCTGCGCGCAGGCACTCGCCGCGCTCGCGGCAGAGCAGGGCGTGCCGGTGCGTATCGCGGTGGTGGAGGGCGACGACGTCATGCCGCAGCTCGCCGGACTGCGCCAGGCCGGCGTCACCGACCTGCAGAAGGGACAACCCCTTCCGGAAAAGCTGGTCAGCGCCAACGCCTACCTTGGCGCATTGCCGATCCGGCAGGCGCTCGACCAGGGCGCGCAGATCGTGATCACCGGCCGCTGCGTGGACAGCGCGGTCACGCTGGGCGTGCTGATGCACGAGTTCGGCTGGCAGCCGGACGACTATGACCGGCTGGCGCAGGGCAGCCTGGCGGGCCATATCATCGAGTGCGGCTGCCAGGCCACCGGCGGGCTGCATACCGACTGGGAGAGCGTGCCGGATTGGCCCAACATCGGCTATCCAGTGGTGGAGTGCAGTCCCGACGGCAGCTTCACGGTCGGCAAGCCGCCGGGCACCGGCGGGCTGGTCAGCACCGCAACCGTCGGGGAGCAGGTGCTGTACGAGATCGGCGATCCCGCGGCTTACCTGCTGCCCGACGCCACCTGCGATTTCACGCAGGTGGCGCTGCGCCAGGCGGGACCCGACCTGGTGCACGTCAGCGGGGCGCGCGGCCGCGCGCCGGGCGGCAGCTACAAGGTCAGCGCCACCTATGTCGACGGTTTTCGCTGCAATGCGCAGCTGACCATTGTCGGCATCGATGCCGTGGCCAAGGCCGAGCGCACCGCCGAAGCGATCCTGTCGCGCACGCGCAGGCTCTTTGCCGAGCACGGCTGGGGCGACTACACCCGTACCCGCGCCGAGGTGCTCGGCGCGGAATCGTGCTACGGCCCGCATGCCGCCGCGCGCGCCACGCGCGAGGCCATCATGCGGCTGGCGGTGATGCATCCGGAAAAGGCCGCGCTGGAACTGTTCGCGCGCGAGATTGCCGCGGCCGGCACCAGCTGGGCGCCGGGCACCACCGGATCGGGCGGCGGACGCGCCAGCCCGTCGCCGTCGATCCGGCAGTATGCGTTCCTGCTCGACAAAGCCAGGCTGGCGCCGGCGGTCGTCATGGACGGCGTGCGCATGCCGGTTGCGATCCCGGCGACGGCCGGCAGCGCTGAGCCGGCACGGCCCGCCGCGGCGGGCGATGGCGCCGGCGCCGGCGAAGGTGCGCGGACAGTGCCCGCAGGCGACCGCATCGAAGTCCCGCTGATCCGTCTCGCCTACGGCCGCAGCGGCGACAAGGGCGATATCTCCAACATCGGCCTGATCGCGCGCCAGCCGGCTTACCTGCCGGTGCTGCGCGCGGAGGTCACCGCGGCGCGCGTCGCGGAGTGGCTCGGCCACCTGGTGCAGGGGCCGGTGTCGCGCCATGAGCTGCCGGGCTTCGACGCGCTCAACTTTGTCTGCGAGGCCGCGCTCGACGGCGGCGGGATGGCCTCGCTGCGCAATGATCCGCTGGGCAAGGGCATGGCGCAGATCCTGCTGTCGATGCCGGTCAGCGTGCCCCGGAGCCTGCTGCCGAGCCTGCTGCCATGA
- the oxlT gene encoding oxalate/formate MFS antiporter, producing the protein MSNATAGALSPNQGASESTRWIQLLVGVVCMIATANIQYAWTLFVPEIQDTYGWSRASIQIAFTVFVLVQTWLAPIEGYFIDKFGPRMMVAFGALFIGTAWVINSQATTLMGFYVGAAVGGLGVGSIYATCINNALKWFPDRRGLAVGLTAGGYGAGSAATILPIAAMIESQGFQHTFLFFGLLQGSLAFVAAWFLRSPKTGEVRGSKKLAQATRDYTLKEALCTRLFWLMLVMFVLVVTGGMMAVAQLGVIAKDLGVKEFQVDLHFFVMAALPLALMLDRIMNGISRPLFGWISDNIGREKTMVIAFTLEGLGIIALGYFGSNPYAFLILSGVVFLAWGEVYSLFSALAGDAFGTKHIGKIYGVLYTAKGIGALFVPIGNLLMEATGTWSTVLYTVAVMDLTAAFLAIMVLRPVLASHVATSRQRFAQESAAAGAQVAA; encoded by the coding sequence ATGAGTAACGCAACGGCAGGGGCCCTGAGCCCCAATCAGGGAGCTTCGGAATCCACGCGCTGGATCCAGCTGCTCGTCGGCGTGGTCTGCATGATCGCCACGGCCAACATCCAGTACGCCTGGACGCTGTTCGTGCCTGAGATCCAGGATACCTACGGCTGGTCACGCGCCAGCATCCAGATTGCCTTTACCGTGTTCGTGCTGGTGCAGACCTGGCTGGCGCCGATCGAGGGCTACTTCATCGACAAGTTCGGGCCGCGCATGATGGTGGCCTTCGGCGCGCTCTTTATCGGCACGGCGTGGGTCATCAACTCGCAGGCGACCACGCTGATGGGCTTCTACGTCGGCGCCGCCGTCGGCGGCCTGGGCGTGGGCTCCATCTACGCGACCTGCATCAACAACGCGCTGAAGTGGTTCCCGGACCGCCGCGGCCTCGCGGTCGGCCTGACCGCCGGCGGCTATGGCGCGGGCTCGGCGGCGACCATCCTGCCGATCGCGGCGATGATCGAGTCGCAGGGTTTCCAGCACACCTTCCTGTTCTTCGGCCTGCTGCAGGGGTCGCTGGCCTTTGTCGCGGCGTGGTTCCTGCGCTCGCCCAAGACCGGCGAGGTGCGGGGGTCGAAGAAGCTGGCCCAGGCCACGCGCGACTACACCCTCAAGGAAGCGCTGTGCACCAGGCTGTTCTGGCTGATGCTGGTGATGTTCGTGCTGGTGGTCACGGGCGGCATGATGGCCGTGGCGCAGCTCGGTGTCATCGCCAAGGACCTTGGCGTGAAGGAATTCCAGGTCGACCTGCACTTCTTCGTGATGGCTGCACTGCCGCTCGCCCTGATGCTGGACCGCATCATGAACGGCATCTCGCGTCCGCTGTTCGGCTGGATCTCGGACAACATCGGCCGTGAAAAGACCATGGTGATCGCCTTTACGCTGGAAGGGCTGGGCATCATCGCGCTGGGCTACTTCGGCAGCAACCCGTACGCCTTCCTGATCCTGTCCGGCGTGGTGTTCCTGGCCTGGGGCGAAGTCTACTCGCTGTTCTCGGCACTGGCGGGCGATGCCTTCGGCACCAAGCACATCGGCAAGATCTACGGCGTGCTGTACACCGCCAAGGGCATCGGCGCACTGTTCGTGCCGATCGGCAACCTGCTGATGGAAGCCACCGGCACGTGGTCGACGGTGCTCTACACGGTGGCGGTGATGGACCTGACCGCGGCGTTCCTTGCCATCATGGTGCTGCGGCCGGTGCTTGCCTCGCACGTTGCGACATCGAGGCAGCGGTTTGCGCAGGAATCTGCCGCGGCCGGCGCGCAAGTGGCGGCTTGA
- a CDS encoding FAD binding domain-containing protein, translated as MKPFTYERARTPAEAAAAALRTPGARFIAGGTNLLDLMKLGIESPAHLVDVNRLALDRIEATPEGGLRIGALVRNTDLAADMRVRRDYGVLSRALLAGASGQLRNRATTAGNLLQRTRCPYFYDTNLPCNKRVPGSGCSAIGGFSRQLAVVGGSSQCIATHPSDMAVAMRVLDASVETVRPDGQARVIPIVELHRLPGETPHVETTLAPGELITAVTLPRPVGGTQLYRKVRDRASYAFALVSVAAIVQRDGTGRIALGGVAPKPWRVEAAEAELPRGARAVSERLLAEARPTEANRFKLALAHRTIAAALAQAKG; from the coding sequence ATGAAACCCTTCACCTATGAACGCGCCAGGACGCCCGCCGAGGCCGCGGCAGCCGCGTTGCGTACGCCGGGCGCGCGCTTCATCGCCGGCGGCACCAACCTGCTCGACCTGATGAAGCTCGGCATCGAGTCGCCCGCGCACCTGGTCGACGTCAACCGGCTGGCGCTGGATCGCATCGAGGCCACGCCGGAAGGCGGCCTGCGCATCGGCGCGCTGGTGCGCAATACCGACCTCGCCGCCGACATGCGCGTGCGCCGCGACTACGGCGTGCTGTCGCGCGCGCTGCTGGCCGGCGCCTCGGGCCAGTTGCGCAACCGCGCGACGACCGCCGGCAACCTGCTGCAGCGCACCCGCTGCCCGTACTTCTATGACACCAACCTGCCCTGCAACAAGCGCGTGCCGGGCAGCGGCTGCAGCGCCATCGGCGGCTTCAGCCGGCAGCTGGCGGTGGTAGGCGGCAGCAGCCAGTGCATCGCCACGCATCCCAGCGACATGGCCGTGGCGATGCGCGTGCTCGATGCCAGCGTCGAGACCGTGCGGCCCGACGGACAGGCCCGCGTGATCCCGATCGTCGAACTGCACCGCCTGCCTGGCGAAACCCCGCATGTGGAAACCACGCTGGCGCCCGGCGAGCTGATCACCGCGGTGACGCTGCCCAGGCCCGTCGGCGGCACGCAGCTCTACCGCAAGGTACGCGACCGCGCCTCATACGCATTTGCGCTGGTATCGGTGGCGGCGATCGTGCAGCGCGATGGCACCGGCCGCATCGCGCTGGGCGGCGTCGCCCCCAAGCCCTGGCGCGTGGAAGCCGCCGAGGCCGAATTGCCGCGCGGCGCGCGCGCCGTCTCCGAGCGCCTGCTTGCCGAGGCGCGCCCCACCGAAGCCAACCGCTTCAAGCTGGCCCTGGCCCATCGCACCATTGCGGCCGCGCTGGCGCAGGCCAAAGGATGA